The nucleotide sequence ATGCTGATTTAGGTCTGATGAATACATTATTATATCATCTATGTAAACAAAACACCGTTCTCCTCGCAATTTCCCCAATACAGTCTCCATTAACCTTTGGAAGGTCGCAGGGGCGTTCCTAAGCCCAAAAGGCATAACGTTAAATTGGAAAAGTCCTGAAGGAGTGATGAAGGCAGTTTTTGGTTTACTTGAGGGGTCTGTGGCCACTTGCCAATACCCACTGTTGAGATCTATTGTGGAAAAAATTGCTGCCCCTTATAGTGATTCGAGAATCTCTGTAATGTTCGGCAACGGGTAAGCATCTGTTTTCGGTTATGGCATTTAACTTCCTATAATCCACGCAGAATCTCATGCTGCCATCTTTCTTGGGAACAAGAATGACTGGAGAAGCCCAACCCGAGTTCCAGTTGTTCGTTTACCAGAGCTTGCTTGAGGGGAGACATGCGGTAAGGTTTCTGTTTAATGGGTACTTGCTGACTTGTGTAGATGTAATGTTTCAGAACATCACTACGACCAAGTTGAAGTGTACATACTTGAGTGTTACTCTCTAGAAGTTCCTGCAATTGCTGTTTACCATCAGGAGGTAAGTGGGCATCATTCACAGCCTATTCAATCAGAGTTAAGTCGGTAATCTCAGGAGATGGTAACATGAGTGTGGATTGAGGAGGTATAGAACTTAGTAAGGACAGACTCTGCAGCTTTCAGATTTCTTTGTCGTTGGGATTTGCAACTTGCAGGCACATTAGCATTTCCAGGTTGAAACAAATGTTGCTCTCCTGGATTAGACTTGAAAAAGTATTGTCGGTCAATGACGTTGATTTGCATGCCAACTAAAGAATATGAAGTCCAAACGCAAAACTACTGAATAGGCGAGGGCCTTGAAAGAAAGGACAGCAATGGGTAAAGTAAAGGAATGATTATGTATATTAATTTGTTGATGTATCCATCCTAAAGGAACTTCAGCTTCTCCATTTGCCAGATACAAAGGTCCCAAAGTCCAAGGTTGCAGTTTCTCAtgtggggaatttttttttccacacctCCTCCTGCACCATAGTATAACTTGCTCCTGTGTCCACAATAGCTTTTCCTGCCCAAACACCAATGCAGACAGGCACTACTAACTGTGGCGGAATGATTGGAGATGGAGATGAAGGTATTTTCGGGgttgttttcattttaggtaTGGTTGTAGCAGTTACAGCATTACTGGTTGGTTGGCTGCCATGTTTGTGAGGTTGAAATGCTCTTCTGTTACCAGGTGGGTGCTGTGGTTTCTCAGGAGTGGATGAATAATGTGGACAGTTTCCAGGTGCGTGATAACCTTTACATCTCCAGCTTCGTACAGAAGATGGTTTGTCAGCAGTTCTGTTGGTGGGCTTTTGTGGGACATCTGAGAATGTTGGTTTACTCACACAAGTTTCATACTGCTGTTGTTGCTCGTAGTCCTTCTCCAGTTGATGACCCAACTTTATGAGTTCTTCCACTGTGGTGACACGACTACGTAACTGACTGGCCAGGTGAGGTTTTATGTTCTTGAGAATCAATTTAACCACCTCCGTTTCGGTCAAGGTTGGTTTCCACCGTTTGCAGAGGGCTCTGTATGCAAAAACAAAATCTCAAATTGTCTCATtagacaaaacagaaaagaaatgcAGTTTTAAACTCATCCCACGTGATGAGttagaaaaacagaaagaaatgcaGTTTTAAACTCATCCCACGTGTTTATGGAAGATCTAGCGACCTCCCACCAGTCTCGTGCTGTGCCATGTAGAACTGTGCGAAAAGTTGCTAAAATGTCAATGTCGACAAGAGGGTGTAATGCTTGGAAGTCTTGACATCGTGCTAGATATAGCAGTTGGTCAGTGTCATCAGATGATCTTCCAAAAGTAGGAAAAGTCAGTCTTAAATGGTCACTCTTGATGGCAGGAGTTAGTAGATGTGCTGGACTTACTAGTGTGCAGCAGGTATGTTAGGTGGGGTTGTAGATGAGGACTCCCTTTGTCTTTCTATATCCACCTTGATTGTTTTGAGGCTGTTCATTTCAAGTTGAAGTTCAGTTATCTTCTTGTCTAGTTAATTCATCTTGATGTTACCTTTGGTAACTTCTGCAGTGAGTTGGTCATGCTCTTTTTGAAAAATTTGCTGGGTGGTCTTGATGTCCTGCTGTATCTCCAGTTGTAGTTGTTCCACCATAAAGCGAAATTCAGTATTATCtattatcatgttttatttttgtatctttttgtacatgtatactaagctttggcaatattgtatcATTGAATtgaactagagagagagagagagagagagagagagagagagagagagagagagagagagagagagcgagcatgTAGCTCCGCCTTCGAGTGCTTCAACTAGGTCCTGTAGACCACTGTAAAGGGCTTCACGCGCACTTTCTGCTGTTACACGTTCTATTGTACAACATAACAGCTTGAAGATCTGTAGTAATGTCTGGAAGAGGTAAGGGAGGTAAAGGGCTCGGCAAAGGAGGCGCTAAGCGTCACCGTAAAGTTCTGCGGGATAACATCCAGGGCATCACCAAACCCGCCATCCGTCGTCTCGCTCGCCGCGGCGGAGTCAAGCGTATCTCCGGTCTGATCTACGAGGAGACCCGCGGTGTGCTGAAGGTGTTCCTGGAGAACGTGATCCGCGATGCCGTGACCTACACCGAGCACGCCAAGAGAAAGACCGTCACCGCCATGGACGTCGTGTACGCGCTGAAACGACAGGGACGCACTCTGTACGGCTTCGGAGGGTAAACACGTCCGTGTTAGCAGAAAAccccaaaggctcttttaagagccacccacaTTTTCGAGAGGAGTACATTTCATTACGTTTTGCTAGATAATCATTTTAGACGCATACGTAATCTAAACTTACTAAAAATAAAGCTATCTGTAACCAGTATAGCAactgtttaataatttaaatttcgGTTTTTGTTCTACATACTTGATTTAAGTATGAAAGCGCAGTCGAATCAAAGACTGTTCTCCGTGTAGTggtcaaaatattaatttgatacaGGCTCTAAAAAGGGGGAAAAGGCCAGTAAAGTATGTTAACAAAATATATGAATAGGATTTTCGCTACACATGATCTTTAGGATGTCGAGTATTATGCAGTTTTGTTGAGTGTGGTCAccgaattcaattcaatttacttTTATTGTCA is from Carassius auratus strain Wakin chromosome 25, ASM336829v1, whole genome shotgun sequence and encodes:
- the LOC113043826 gene encoding histone H4: MSGRGKGGKGLGKGGAKRHRKVLRDNIQGITKPAIRRLARRGGVKRISGLIYEETRGVLKVFLENVIRDAVTYTEHAKRKTVTAMDVVYALKRQGRTLYGFGG